A region from the Leopardus geoffroyi isolate Oge1 chromosome E3, O.geoffroyi_Oge1_pat1.0, whole genome shotgun sequence genome encodes:
- the LDAF1 gene encoding lipid droplet assembly factor 1 isoform X3: MAKEDLPSASKDLQELQRKLSLLIESIQNNSKVVAFMKSPVGQYLDRHPFLALTMLVFVAVSAIPVGFFLLLVVLTSLAALVGVILLEGLVISVGGLSLLCVLCGLSFVSLVMSGTIMVSYVMVSSLVNYWFSPRCRLRPYPHPLLPCH, translated from the exons ATGGCAAAAGAAGACCTCCCGAGTGCCTCAAAGGACTTGCAGGAACTGCAGAGGAAGCTGTCTTTGCTGATTGAGTCTATCCAGAATAACTCAAAG GTGGTTGCCTTTATGAAGTCTCCGGTGGGTCAGTACCTGGACAGGCATCCTTTTCTGGCCCTCACTATGCTGGTGTTTGTTGCTGTGTCGGCCATTCCTGTTGGATTCTTCCTGCTCCTTGTGGTGCTTACCTCCCTGGCTGCTCTTGTGGGAGTCATTTTACTGGAAG gactGGTCATCTCTGTGGGTGGCCTCTCACTGCTTTGTGTCCTCTGTGGCTTGAGCTTTGTGTCACTCGTCATGTCAGGGACAATCATGGTGTCCTATGTGATGGTCTCCAGCCTTGTCAACTACTGGTTTTCTCCCAG ATGCCGTCTGCGACCGTACCCACATCCTTTGCTGCCGTGTCACTGA
- the LDAF1 gene encoding lipid droplet assembly factor 1 isoform X2, whose protein sequence is MAKEDLPSASKDLQELQRKLSLLIESIQNNSKVVAFMKSPVGQYLDRHPFLALTMLVFVAVSAIPVGFFLLLVVLTSLAALVGVILLEGLVISVGGLSLLCVLCGLSFVSLVMSGTIMVSYVMVSSLVNYWFSPRLLTQQNSGGDCQLAMKSADLEGLYQE, encoded by the exons ATGGCAAAAGAAGACCTCCCGAGTGCCTCAAAGGACTTGCAGGAACTGCAGAGGAAGCTGTCTTTGCTGATTGAGTCTATCCAGAATAACTCAAAG GTGGTTGCCTTTATGAAGTCTCCGGTGGGTCAGTACCTGGACAGGCATCCTTTTCTGGCCCTCACTATGCTGGTGTTTGTTGCTGTGTCGGCCATTCCTGTTGGATTCTTCCTGCTCCTTGTGGTGCTTACCTCCCTGGCTGCTCTTGTGGGAGTCATTTTACTGGAAG gactGGTCATCTCTGTGGGTGGCCTCTCACTGCTTTGTGTCCTCTGTGGCTTGAGCTTTGTGTCACTCGTCATGTCAGGGACAATCATGGTGTCCTATGTGATGGTCTCCAGCCTTGTCAACTACTGGTTTTCTCCCAG ACTGTTAACACAACAAAACTCCGGTGGCGACTGTCAGCTTGCTATGAAGTCCGCAGACTTAGAGGGGCTCTACCAGGAATGA
- the LDAF1 gene encoding lipid droplet assembly factor 1 isoform X4, with the protein MAKEDLPSASKDLQELQRKLSLLIESIQNNSKVVAFMKSPVGQYLDRHPFLALTMLVFVAVSAIPVGFFLLLVVLTSLAALVGVILLEDC; encoded by the exons ATGGCAAAAGAAGACCTCCCGAGTGCCTCAAAGGACTTGCAGGAACTGCAGAGGAAGCTGTCTTTGCTGATTGAGTCTATCCAGAATAACTCAAAG GTGGTTGCCTTTATGAAGTCTCCGGTGGGTCAGTACCTGGACAGGCATCCTTTTCTGGCCCTCACTATGCTGGTGTTTGTTGCTGTGTCGGCCATTCCTGTTGGATTCTTCCTGCTCCTTGTGGTGCTTACCTCCCTGGCTGCTCTTGTGGGAGTCATTTTACTGGAAG ACTGTTAA
- the LDAF1 gene encoding lipid droplet assembly factor 1 isoform X1, with amino-acid sequence MAKEDLPSASKDLQELQRKLSLLIESIQNNSKVVAFMKSPVGQYLDRHPFLALTMLVFVAVSAIPVGFFLLLVVLTSLAALVGVILLEGLVISVGGLSLLCVLCGLSFVSLVMSGTIMVSYVMVSSLVNYWFSPSPLLLPTKTPGLIVFIRAVVLKLFTFLK; translated from the exons ATGGCAAAAGAAGACCTCCCGAGTGCCTCAAAGGACTTGCAGGAACTGCAGAGGAAGCTGTCTTTGCTGATTGAGTCTATCCAGAATAACTCAAAG GTGGTTGCCTTTATGAAGTCTCCGGTGGGTCAGTACCTGGACAGGCATCCTTTTCTGGCCCTCACTATGCTGGTGTTTGTTGCTGTGTCGGCCATTCCTGTTGGATTCTTCCTGCTCCTTGTGGTGCTTACCTCCCTGGCTGCTCTTGTGGGAGTCATTTTACTGGAAG gactGGTCATCTCTGTGGGTGGCCTCTCACTGCTTTGTGTCCTCTGTGGCTTGAGCTTTGTGTCACTCGTCATGTCAGGGACAATCATGGTGTCCTATGTGATGGTCTCCAGCCTTGTCAACTACTGGTTTTCTCCCAG CCCTCTTCTCCTCCCAACCAAGACCCCTGGACTGATTGTTTTCattagggcagtggttctcaagcttttTACCTTCTTAAAATGA